From Streptomyces sp. NBC_00683, one genomic window encodes:
- a CDS encoding MMPL family transporter: MSEVNSPERVGGWTRFVTARPRLALLAALVITALAVFAGSGVADRMGSGGWEDPDAESTYTTQVLEREFPASQPNLLLLVDSGSASVDDPAVAAEAARLTERLAAEEGITGVGSYWRSASPALRSEDGHEAIVAARIEGDEKAAGEILDRIAPAFRGVNGPVEVSVGGPVAVRHEMQTIIQDDLLRAELIALPVTLVLLVMVFGSAIAALLPLAVGIVAILGTNAVLRGITEFTDVSVFAQNLTTALGLGLAIDYALFIVRRFREELATGADTRTAIGTTLRTAGRTVLFSALTVAVSLAAMMVFPQYFLRSFAYAGIAVVLLAAAAALILLPAALMLLGPRVNSLDLRRLLRRRARGKQAGPDAADRAGGASDGSGTGWGRFALLVMRRAPVFAVVTTVGLVLLGLPFLGVKFGTADDRQLPASAESRVVQEHIRDGFPGSPGGGLEVLAEGAATPAQYADFRTRIAALPGVQRVDGPVAGDGSAYFAVLPDGESVGQGAQQLVQDLRAEPAPFETSVTGTAAVLVDSKDAIADRLPWAVGIIVVVTLLLVFLLTGSVLIPIQAVVLNALSLTAMFGAVVWVFQDGNLSGLLSFTSTGDIETTLPVLMFCVAFGLSMDYGVFLLSRIKEEYDRTGDHEHSVTFGLRHTGGLITAAAVILAVVMVAIGTSRVTNTKMLGLGIALAVLMDAMVVRSLLVPAVMKLMGRVTWWAPAPLRAFHQRFGLSEGESAQAPAEDLAAEEIPGTSRAGDEERDKVTAEA, encoded by the coding sequence ATGTCCGAAGTCAACAGCCCGGAGCGTGTCGGGGGCTGGACCCGTTTCGTCACCGCACGGCCACGGCTGGCGTTGCTGGCAGCCCTGGTCATCACGGCGCTCGCCGTGTTCGCGGGAAGCGGTGTGGCCGACCGGATGGGCAGCGGCGGCTGGGAGGACCCCGACGCCGAGTCGACCTATACGACCCAGGTGCTGGAGCGCGAGTTCCCCGCTTCGCAGCCCAATCTGCTGCTGCTCGTCGACAGCGGGAGCGCCTCTGTCGACGATCCCGCGGTCGCCGCGGAGGCTGCCCGGCTCACCGAGCGGCTGGCCGCCGAGGAGGGCATCACCGGCGTCGGCTCGTACTGGCGGAGCGCGTCCCCCGCTCTGCGCTCCGAGGACGGCCACGAAGCGATCGTCGCCGCGCGGATCGAGGGTGACGAGAAGGCCGCCGGTGAGATCCTCGACCGCATAGCACCCGCTTTCCGGGGTGTGAACGGCCCGGTGGAGGTCTCCGTCGGCGGACCCGTCGCCGTACGGCACGAAATGCAGACGATCATCCAGGACGACCTGCTGCGGGCCGAGCTCATCGCCCTGCCGGTGACGCTGGTGCTGCTGGTCATGGTCTTCGGCAGCGCGATCGCGGCCCTGCTGCCGCTCGCTGTCGGCATCGTCGCGATCCTGGGAACGAACGCGGTGCTGCGGGGCATCACCGAGTTCACCGACGTCTCGGTGTTCGCCCAGAACCTCACCACAGCTCTCGGCCTCGGACTCGCCATCGACTACGCCCTGTTCATCGTGCGCCGGTTCCGCGAGGAGCTGGCCACAGGGGCGGACACCCGTACGGCCATCGGCACCACACTGCGCACAGCGGGACGCACGGTGCTCTTCTCCGCCCTGACGGTGGCGGTGTCGCTGGCGGCGATGATGGTCTTCCCGCAGTACTTCCTGCGTTCCTTCGCCTATGCGGGCATCGCCGTGGTGCTGCTGGCCGCAGCCGCAGCCCTGATCCTGCTGCCGGCCGCGCTGATGCTGCTCGGGCCCCGGGTCAACTCGCTGGACCTTCGCCGGCTGCTGCGGCGCCGCGCCAGGGGCAAGCAGGCCGGGCCGGATGCGGCAGACAGGGCGGGCGGTGCCTCCGACGGTTCGGGCACGGGATGGGGACGCTTCGCGCTGCTGGTGATGCGCAGGGCACCGGTCTTCGCCGTCGTCACCACGGTCGGGCTCGTACTCCTGGGGCTGCCGTTCCTCGGGGTGAAGTTCGGTACGGCGGACGACCGCCAGCTGCCCGCGAGCGCCGAGTCCCGCGTCGTCCAGGAGCACATACGGGACGGCTTCCCCGGCAGTCCGGGCGGCGGCCTCGAAGTGCTCGCCGAAGGCGCGGCGACACCCGCCCAGTACGCCGACTTCCGCACCAGGATCGCCGCGCTCCCCGGGGTGCAGCGTGTGGACGGCCCGGTCGCGGGAGACGGGTCCGCGTACTTCGCCGTGCTGCCCGACGGGGAGTCCGTCGGCCAGGGCGCCCAGCAGCTCGTCCAGGATCTCCGGGCCGAGCCCGCACCGTTCGAAACCTCGGTGACCGGCACGGCGGCCGTCCTGGTCGACTCCAAGGACGCCATCGCCGACCGGCTGCCCTGGGCGGTGGGGATCATCGTCGTGGTGACCCTGCTGCTGGTCTTCCTGCTCACCGGCAGCGTGCTGATACCGATCCAGGCGGTGGTGCTCAACGCCCTGAGCCTGACCGCGATGTTCGGAGCGGTGGTCTGGGTCTTCCAGGACGGGAATCTGTCCGGGCTGCTCTCCTTCACCAGCACGGGTGACATAGAGACGACCCTGCCCGTGCTGATGTTCTGCGTCGCCTTCGGTCTCTCCATGGACTACGGCGTGTTCCTGCTCTCCCGGATCAAGGAGGAGTACGACCGCACCGGCGACCACGAGCACTCGGTGACGTTCGGACTGCGGCACACGGGCGGGCTGATCACCGCCGCCGCAGTGATCCTGGCGGTGGTGATGGTGGCCATCGGCACCTCGCGGGTGACCAACACCAAGATGCTCGGGCTCGGCATCGCGCTGGCCGTGCTGATGGACGCCATGGTGGTGCGCAGCCTCTTGGTGCCCGCGGTCATGAAGCTGATGGGCAGGGTCACCTGGTGGGCCCCCGCGCCGCTGCGCGCCTTCCACCAGAGGTTCGGGCTGAGCGAAGGGGAGTCCGCACAGGCCCCCGCCGAGGACCTGGCCGCCGAGGAGATACCCGGGACATCCCGGGCGGGGGACGAGGAGCGGGACAAGGTCACGGCCGAAGCGTAG
- a CDS encoding heavy-metal-associated domain-containing protein — translation MTAETEIPRTAGSCCSSTGSCHDGAADVQVGGVTTVYEVKGMTCGHCEGAVSEEISGIEDVTSVKAEASTGRVTVASRAPLTEDAVRAAVDEAGYELVGLA, via the coding sequence ATGACCGCCGAGACCGAGATCCCCCGGACCGCCGGCTCCTGCTGCTCGTCCACCGGTTCCTGCCACGACGGGGCGGCCGACGTCCAGGTGGGCGGCGTCACCACCGTGTACGAGGTGAAGGGCATGACCTGCGGCCACTGCGAAGGAGCCGTCTCCGAGGAGATCTCCGGGATCGAGGACGTCACCTCGGTGAAGGCCGAGGCCTCCACCGGCCGGGTGACCGTCGCCTCCAGGGCCCCGCTGACCGAGGACGCGGTGCGCGCCGCCGTCGACGAGGCGGGCTACGAGCTCGTGGGCCTGGCCTGA
- a CDS encoding helix-turn-helix transcriptional regulator has product MTDRRLWSYKDIAAHIRVQPDTIRSYRKHGLLPPPDDVQHGKPYWYVDTVLAWVASRPSNRGR; this is encoded by the coding sequence ATGACGGACAGAAGGCTCTGGTCGTACAAGGACATTGCCGCGCACATCCGGGTCCAGCCCGACACCATCCGCTCGTACCGCAAACACGGACTCCTCCCCCCGCCCGACGATGTCCAGCACGGAAAGCCCTACTGGTACGTGGACACGGTCCTCGCCTGGGTCGCCTCCCGCCCCAGCAACCGGGGCCGCTGA
- the iolB gene encoding 5-deoxy-glucuronate isomerase, translated as MTTRDEQQRYHLRAGDAASGPYALHIDPKRAGWDRSSLRVLELEPGGVHTLVTGESEWVVLPLAGGCTVHTADDVFELAGRESVFSSVTDFAYLPRDARAQIASGAGGRFALAGAKCERRLPARYGPAPEVPVELRGAGNCSRQVNNFAAADTFECDRLIAVEVLTPGGNWSSYPPHKHDEHHPGVESELEEIYYFEVEDDGLGYHRVSPSRAGGTDVLAEVATGDAVLIPDGWHGPSIAPPGRTLYYLNVMAGPGEQREWLIRDHPGHSWIRETWPAQPVDPRLPLHGPEAVQ; from the coding sequence ATGACGACGCGCGACGAGCAACAGCGGTACCACCTCCGGGCCGGCGACGCCGCGAGCGGCCCCTACGCCCTCCATATCGACCCGAAGCGGGCCGGATGGGACCGGTCGAGTCTGCGTGTACTGGAGCTCGAGCCCGGTGGTGTTCATACCTTGGTAACCGGGGAGAGCGAGTGGGTCGTTCTGCCGTTGGCCGGTGGCTGTACGGTGCACACGGCGGATGATGTATTCGAACTCGCGGGCAGGGAAAGCGTGTTCAGTTCGGTGACGGATTTCGCCTATCTACCGCGTGACGCCCGCGCACAGATCGCCTCCGGCGCAGGAGGCCGCTTCGCCCTGGCAGGAGCGAAGTGCGAGCGACGACTCCCCGCTCGCTACGGCCCCGCGCCGGAGGTACCGGTCGAGCTCCGCGGTGCCGGGAACTGCTCGCGCCAGGTCAACAACTTCGCCGCCGCGGACACGTTCGAGTGCGACCGCCTCATCGCCGTCGAGGTCCTGACCCCCGGCGGCAACTGGTCCTCGTACCCGCCCCACAAGCACGACGAGCACCACCCCGGTGTCGAGTCGGAGCTGGAGGAGATCTACTACTTCGAGGTCGAGGACGACGGCCTCGGCTACCACCGGGTGTCGCCGTCCCGCGCAGGCGGTACGGACGTCCTCGCCGAGGTGGCCACCGGTGACGCCGTCCTCATTCCCGACGGCTGGCACGGCCCGTCCATCGCCCCGCCCGGCCGCACCCTCTACTACCTGAACGTGATGGCGGGCCCGGGGGAGCAGCGCGAGTGGCTGATCCGCGACCACCCCGGCCACAGCTGGATCCGCGAGACCTGGCCGGCCCAGCCCGTCGACCCACGGCTTCCGCTCCACGGTCCGGAGGCCGTCCAGTGA
- a CDS encoding zinc-dependent alcohol dehydrogenase family protein translates to MRAVVFEEFGQEARVQDLPDPAPSAGGVVVRVGATGLCRSDWHGWMGHDPDIVLPHVPGHELAGVVEAVGSGVYNWRLGDRVTVPFVCACGHCAACAAGAQQVCERQTQPGFSHWGSFAEYVALEQADVNLVAVPEGMPFGTAAGLGCRFATAFRAVVGQGRVSPGEWVAVHGCGGVGLSAVMIAVACGARVVAVDVSPHALELARAFGAAECVDASAYPVGADEAVRELTGGGAHLSLDALGSPVTCAASVRSLRRQGRHVQVGLLPSAAGDPVVPMARVIGLELEILGSHGMAAHDYPPMMDMVRAGTLRPDLLVTSTISLDAAPAALAAMGGAPGAGVTIIEPAREE, encoded by the coding sequence ATGCGGGCAGTGGTGTTCGAGGAGTTCGGGCAGGAGGCCCGTGTCCAGGACCTCCCGGATCCCGCGCCCTCCGCCGGGGGAGTCGTGGTCCGGGTCGGGGCCACCGGGCTGTGCCGGAGCGACTGGCACGGCTGGATGGGCCATGACCCGGACATCGTCCTCCCCCATGTCCCCGGTCACGAACTGGCCGGGGTGGTCGAGGCGGTGGGCTCCGGTGTGTACAACTGGCGCCTCGGGGACCGGGTCACCGTTCCCTTCGTCTGCGCCTGCGGCCACTGCGCCGCCTGCGCGGCCGGCGCCCAGCAGGTCTGCGAGAGGCAGACCCAGCCGGGCTTCAGCCACTGGGGATCGTTCGCCGAGTACGTGGCGCTGGAACAGGCCGACGTCAATCTGGTCGCCGTGCCCGAGGGCATGCCGTTCGGCACGGCGGCGGGGCTCGGATGCCGGTTCGCCACGGCGTTCCGGGCCGTGGTCGGTCAGGGCCGGGTCTCGCCGGGGGAGTGGGTCGCCGTGCACGGGTGCGGCGGGGTCGGGCTGTCGGCCGTGATGATCGCGGTGGCGTGCGGAGCCAGGGTCGTGGCCGTCGATGTCTCGCCGCACGCCCTCGAACTGGCGCGGGCCTTCGGCGCGGCGGAGTGCGTGGACGCCTCCGCGTATCCCGTCGGCGCGGACGAGGCGGTACGCGAACTGACCGGCGGCGGTGCGCATCTGTCGCTCGATGCCCTGGGTTCCCCGGTCACCTGTGCCGCTTCGGTGCGGAGCCTGCGCCGGCAGGGCCGCCACGTCCAGGTCGGGCTGCTGCCGTCGGCAGCCGGGGACCCGGTCGTGCCGATGGCACGGGTCATCGGCCTGGAGCTGGAGATTCTCGGCAGCCACGGCATGGCCGCGCACGACTACCCGCCGATGATGGACATGGTCCGGGCAGGCACCCTGCGCCCCGACCTGCTGGTGACCTCCACCATCTCTTTGGACGCCGCCCCGGCGGCGCTGGCCGCCATGGGCGGAGCGCCGGGGGCGGGCGTGACGATCATCGAACCGGCACGGGAGGAGTGA
- a CDS encoding sugar phosphate isomerase/epimerase family protein codes for MTSSVPAPARIRIGSAPDSWGVWFPDDPQQVPWERFLDEVSEAGYEWIELGPYGYLPTDPARLTDETARRGLTVSAGTVFTGLHHGPDVWDRTWEHVAGIAALTRAMGAEHLVVIPSFWRDDKSGEVLEDRTLTAAQWGDLTTQTERLGREVRDRYGLRIVVHPHADTHIDSEENVNRFLDATDPELVSLCLDTGHYAYCGGDSVKLIETYGERIGYLHLKQVDPVVLADVVANEVPFGPAVARGVMCEPPGGVPALEPVLEAARALGTDLFAIVEQDMYPCPPDKPLPIARRTREFLRGCGPARPSA; via the coding sequence ATGACCTCCTCCGTACCGGCTCCGGCTCGCATCCGCATCGGCTCGGCACCCGACTCATGGGGGGTGTGGTTCCCCGACGATCCGCAGCAGGTGCCCTGGGAACGGTTCCTCGACGAGGTCTCCGAAGCGGGCTACGAGTGGATCGAGCTCGGCCCGTACGGCTACCTGCCGACCGATCCGGCCCGGCTCACGGACGAGACCGCCCGCCGCGGCCTCACCGTCTCCGCGGGAACCGTCTTCACCGGATTGCACCACGGTCCTGACGTCTGGGACCGGACCTGGGAGCATGTCGCCGGCATCGCGGCACTCACCCGGGCCATGGGCGCCGAACACCTGGTGGTCATCCCGTCGTTCTGGCGGGACGACAAGAGCGGCGAGGTGCTGGAGGACCGCACGCTCACGGCGGCGCAGTGGGGCGATCTCACCACCCAGACGGAGCGGCTGGGCCGCGAGGTCCGGGACCGCTACGGACTGCGGATCGTCGTGCACCCGCACGCCGATACGCACATCGACAGCGAGGAGAACGTCAACCGCTTCCTCGACGCCACCGACCCCGAACTGGTCTCGCTCTGCCTCGACACCGGGCACTACGCGTACTGCGGCGGGGACAGCGTCAAGCTCATCGAGACCTACGGCGAACGGATCGGCTACCTCCACCTCAAGCAGGTCGATCCGGTGGTCCTCGCCGATGTCGTGGCGAACGAGGTGCCGTTCGGCCCGGCAGTGGCGCGCGGCGTGATGTGTGAGCCGCCGGGCGGGGTGCCCGCGCTGGAACCCGTACTGGAGGCCGCGCGCGCCCTGGGCACCGACCTGTTCGCGATCGTCGAGCAGGACATGTACCCGTGTCCGCCCGACAAGCCCCTCCCCATCGCCCGCCGCACCCGCGAGTTCCTCCGCGGCTGCGGACCCGCGCGGCCCTCCGCCTGA
- a CDS encoding TetR family transcriptional regulator yields MRAGARVCQPRLESWGLTVSEARAGEATSPAQSAKEAGAARPRRRQARGEARIAQLLDAAASVFCTSGYYGASTNAIAREAGVSPGTLYQFFPNKEAIAVELGDRLMHRWRETYGAAFVPSHMELPLDRMLDAILDPLIAFNCENPAFAVLTHGSEIPGVITQEHDILHATMATRVEQLIGAYLPELQADQVTRIAAMSFVLFKSGLDLIMSHEGDEREAYIRELKTVMYRYLDPLVCEGPTGTTPAPIDTP; encoded by the coding sequence ATGCGAGCGGGTGCTCGTGTTTGTCAACCGCGTCTTGAAAGCTGGGGATTGACCGTGTCGGAGGCCAGGGCCGGAGAGGCCACCTCGCCCGCACAGAGCGCCAAGGAGGCCGGGGCCGCCCGGCCGCGCCGCCGCCAGGCACGCGGCGAGGCCCGCATCGCCCAGCTGCTCGATGCCGCAGCGAGCGTCTTCTGCACCAGCGGCTACTACGGCGCCAGCACCAACGCCATCGCCCGCGAGGCCGGCGTCTCACCCGGCACGCTCTACCAGTTCTTCCCCAACAAGGAGGCCATCGCCGTCGAGCTCGGCGACCGGCTCATGCACCGCTGGCGCGAGACGTACGGCGCCGCGTTCGTCCCCAGCCACATGGAGCTCCCCCTCGACCGGATGCTGGACGCGATCCTCGACCCGCTGATCGCCTTCAACTGCGAGAACCCGGCCTTCGCCGTCCTCACCCACGGCTCCGAGATCCCCGGCGTGATCACCCAGGAGCACGACATCCTGCACGCCACGATGGCCACCAGGGTCGAGCAGCTCATCGGCGCCTACCTGCCGGAGCTCCAGGCCGACCAGGTCACCCGCATCGCCGCCATGTCCTTCGTCCTCTTCAAGTCCGGACTTGACCTGATCATGTCCCACGAGGGAGACGAACGGGAGGCGTACATCAGGGAGTTGAAGACGGTGATGTACCGCTACCTGGATCCACTGGTCTGCGAGGGGCCCACGGGGACGACACCCGCGCCGATTGATACCCCCTAG
- the iolC gene encoding 5-dehydro-2-deoxygluconokinase, whose product MPEPYDVITMGRIGVDIYPLQTGVPLSRVETFGKFLGGSPTNVAVAAARLGRRTAVVTRTGKDAFGDYLHQALEEFGVDDRWVTPVAEYPTPVTFCEIFPPDDFPLYFYRQPKAPDLEIHAEELDLDAVRAARVFWMTGTGLCAEPSRTATLTALRARSAARAAEDGATRTDGTPRATVFDLDWRPMFWDGSLTAAHTSTAPARYREALAHATVAVGNLDECEIATGEREPHAAARALLAAGVELAVVKQGPAGVLAVHRDGTTARIPPLPVDVVNGLGAGDAFGGALCHGLLAGWETERIMRYANAAGAIVASRLACSSAMPFPYEVEQALAAGAVDGTGATGEPGTPGTPGTPGTSGATTETGATGAAP is encoded by the coding sequence ATGCCTGAGCCGTACGACGTGATCACCATGGGGCGGATCGGGGTGGACATCTACCCACTCCAGACCGGCGTACCGCTGTCCAGGGTCGAGACCTTCGGGAAGTTCCTCGGCGGCTCGCCGACCAATGTGGCCGTCGCCGCCGCCCGCCTGGGCAGGCGCACGGCCGTGGTCACCAGGACCGGCAAGGACGCCTTCGGCGACTATCTCCACCAGGCACTGGAGGAGTTCGGAGTGGACGACCGGTGGGTGACACCCGTCGCGGAGTATCCGACCCCGGTCACCTTCTGCGAGATCTTCCCGCCCGACGACTTCCCGCTCTACTTCTACCGGCAGCCCAAGGCGCCCGACCTGGAGATCCACGCGGAGGAGCTCGACCTGGACGCGGTGCGTGCCGCGCGGGTCTTCTGGATGACCGGCACCGGGCTGTGCGCCGAACCCAGCCGCACCGCGACCCTCACCGCACTCCGTGCCCGGAGCGCTGCACGGGCGGCCGAGGACGGTGCGACACGGACGGACGGGACCCCGCGCGCCACGGTCTTCGACCTCGACTGGCGGCCCATGTTCTGGGACGGGTCCCTGACGGCCGCGCACACCTCGACCGCCCCCGCCCGCTACCGCGAGGCCCTCGCCCACGCCACGGTCGCCGTCGGCAACCTCGACGAGTGCGAGATCGCCACCGGCGAACGCGAACCGCACGCGGCCGCCCGCGCCCTGCTGGCCGCCGGGGTCGAACTCGCCGTCGTCAAACAGGGCCCCGCAGGCGTCCTCGCCGTCCACCGCGACGGCACCACCGCCCGGATCCCGCCCCTCCCCGTGGACGTCGTCAACGGGCTCGGTGCCGGGGACGCGTTCGGCGGCGCCCTCTGCCACGGGCTGCTCGCCGGCTGGGAGACGGAACGCATCATGCGCTACGCGAACGCCGCAGGGGCCATCGTCGCGTCCCGCCTCGCCTGTTCGTCCGCGATGCCGTTCCCGTACGAGGTCGAACAGGCCCTCGCCGCCGGAGCCGTCGACGGAACGGGAGCAACGGGAGAACCGGGAACCCCCGGAACCCCCGGAACCCCCGGAACCTCGGGAGCGACCACTGAGACCGGAGCCACCGGAGCCGCCCCATGA
- the iolD gene encoding 3D-(3,5/4)-trihydroxycyclohexane-1,2-dione acylhydrolase (decyclizing), producing the protein MTTSHATRRLTTAQALVAFLARQYTERDGRRQRLISATWGIFGHGNVAGIGQALVESGSAMPYFQGRSEQAMVHAAVGYARQSGRLSAHAVTTSIGPGATNLVTGAALATVNHLPVLLLPGDTFATRPADPVLQQLEVPHAGDVSVNDCLRPVSRYFDRITRPEALIPAALQAMRTLADPADTGAVTLALPQDVQAEAYDWPAEFFAERVWHVRRPAPDLAELEQAVRAVRTARRPLIVAGGGVHHSAAQETLAAFAAATRIPVASTQAGKGSLRHDHPADVGGIGHTGTATADDLAREADLVIGIGTRYTDFTTASGTLFADPAVRFLNLNITGFDAHKLAALPLVADARTSLEALGAALAARGYHVDAAYETEYTDAKDRWEQRVDVAFTADDPDARPTQAQVLGLLDALVTEDDILINAAGSLPGDLHKLWRTRSPQQYHVEYGYSCMGYEIPAALGVQLAAPGRPVWALVGDGTYLMNPTEIVTAVQQGLPIKLVILQNHGYASIGGLSESVGGERFGTAYRHRAADGGFTGTPLPVDLAANAASLGMRVLRANSVKDLRHALAEARGADRPTCVYVETETPDTVSGPPPAQAWWDVPVAETATRPSAVEARKEYDRQTAARRRHL; encoded by the coding sequence TTGACCACGTCGCACGCCACCCGCAGACTCACCACCGCGCAGGCCCTCGTCGCCTTCCTGGCCCGCCAGTACACCGAGCGTGACGGCCGCCGCCAGCGGCTGATCAGCGCCACCTGGGGCATCTTCGGCCATGGGAACGTCGCGGGCATCGGCCAGGCACTCGTCGAGTCCGGCTCCGCGATGCCCTACTTCCAGGGCCGCAGCGAACAGGCCATGGTGCACGCCGCCGTCGGATACGCCCGCCAGTCGGGCCGGCTCTCCGCGCACGCCGTCACGACCTCCATCGGCCCCGGCGCCACCAACCTCGTCACGGGTGCCGCCCTCGCCACCGTCAACCACCTCCCGGTCCTGCTGCTGCCCGGCGACACCTTCGCGACCCGCCCCGCCGACCCCGTACTGCAGCAGCTCGAAGTGCCGCACGCGGGCGATGTCTCGGTCAACGACTGCCTGCGCCCCGTCTCCCGCTACTTCGACCGGATCACCCGCCCCGAGGCGCTGATCCCGGCCGCCCTGCAGGCCATGCGGACCCTCGCCGACCCGGCGGACACCGGCGCCGTCACGCTCGCGCTGCCGCAGGACGTGCAGGCCGAGGCGTACGACTGGCCGGCGGAGTTCTTCGCCGAACGCGTCTGGCACGTGCGCAGGCCCGCCCCCGACCTGGCCGAACTCGAACAGGCGGTCCGGGCCGTCCGCACCGCGCGCCGCCCCCTGATCGTCGCGGGCGGCGGCGTCCACCACAGCGCGGCGCAGGAGACCCTCGCCGCCTTCGCCGCGGCCACCCGGATCCCCGTCGCCTCCACCCAGGCCGGCAAGGGCTCCCTGCGCCACGACCACCCCGCCGACGTGGGCGGCATCGGCCACACCGGCACCGCCACCGCCGACGACCTGGCCCGCGAGGCGGACCTCGTGATCGGGATCGGCACCCGCTACACGGACTTCACCACCGCGTCAGGCACTCTCTTCGCCGACCCGGCGGTCCGCTTCCTCAACCTCAACATCACCGGCTTCGACGCCCACAAGCTCGCCGCCCTCCCGCTCGTCGCGGACGCCCGGACCTCCCTCGAAGCCCTCGGCGCCGCGCTCGCCGCACGCGGTTACCACGTCGACGCCGCCTACGAGACCGAGTACACCGACGCCAAGGACCGCTGGGAACAGCGCGTCGACGTGGCCTTCACCGCCGACGACCCGGACGCCCGCCCCACCCAGGCCCAGGTGCTCGGACTGCTCGACGCCCTCGTCACCGAGGACGACATCCTGATCAACGCGGCGGGCTCGCTCCCCGGCGACCTCCACAAGCTGTGGCGGACCCGCTCCCCGCAGCAGTACCACGTCGAGTACGGCTACTCCTGCATGGGATACGAGATCCCGGCAGCCCTCGGCGTCCAGCTCGCCGCCCCCGGCCGCCCCGTCTGGGCCCTGGTCGGCGACGGTACGTATCTGATGAACCCCACCGAGATCGTCACCGCCGTGCAGCAGGGCCTGCCCATCAAGCTCGTCATCCTGCAGAACCACGGGTACGCGTCCATCGGCGGCCTCTCCGAGTCCGTCGGCGGCGAACGCTTCGGTACGGCCTACCGGCACCGCGCCGCGGACGGCGGCTTCACCGGCACCCCGCTCCCCGTCGACCTCGCGGCCAACGCGGCCTCGCTCGGCATGCGCGTGCTGCGCGCGAACTCCGTGAAGGACCTGCGTCACGCCCTCGCCGAGGCACGCGGCGCGGACCGTCCCACTTGTGTCTACGTCGAGACCGAAACGCCAGACACAGTGTCGGGGCCCCCTCCCGCACAGGCGTGGTGGGATGTTCCTGTGGCCGAGACCGCGACCCGCCCGTCGGCGGTGGAGGCACGCAAGGAGTACGACCGGCAGACCGCTGCCCGACGCCGACACCTCTGA
- a CDS encoding Cgl0159 family (beta/alpha)8-fold protein: MTPPASSVADLVRLRTHHPEAVAEAAARRGRRPLVGATGRLMIIAADHPARGALAVGEDELAMANRFDLLERLCLALSRPGVDGVLAGADVLDDLLLLGALEDRVVIGSMNRGGLAGAAFELDDRFTGHRPVDLARYGFDAGKLLLRIDYGDPGSLDTLHTAARTVDAMAAHRLPVFVEPFLCHRTDGRLRTDLGAAAVTTSIAIASGLGGTSAYTWLKVPVTENPDDMARVMETSTLPAVLLGGEVKGDLDGAYEKWRGALRLPTVQGLVVGRSLLYPADGDVAGAVDTAVGLL; the protein is encoded by the coding sequence ATGACACCGCCCGCCTCCTCCGTCGCCGATCTCGTCCGGCTGCGCACCCACCACCCCGAGGCCGTCGCCGAGGCAGCCGCCCGACGGGGCAGGCGTCCCCTGGTCGGCGCCACGGGGCGCCTGATGATCATCGCGGCGGACCATCCCGCCCGCGGTGCCCTGGCCGTGGGCGAGGACGAACTCGCCATGGCCAACCGCTTCGACCTCCTGGAACGGCTCTGCCTCGCCCTCTCGCGACCGGGCGTCGACGGGGTCCTCGCCGGCGCCGACGTCCTCGACGACCTGCTGCTGCTCGGAGCCCTGGAGGACAGGGTCGTCATCGGCTCCATGAACCGCGGCGGTCTCGCGGGAGCCGCCTTCGAGCTCGACGACCGCTTCACCGGCCACCGCCCCGTCGACCTCGCCCGGTACGGCTTCGACGCGGGCAAGCTCCTGCTGAGAATCGACTACGGCGACCCCGGCTCCCTGGACACCCTCCACACCGCCGCCCGCACCGTCGACGCGATGGCGGCCCACCGGCTGCCCGTGTTCGTGGAGCCGTTCCTGTGCCACCGCACCGACGGCAGGCTCCGCACCGATCTGGGAGCAGCAGCCGTCACCACCTCCATCGCCATCGCCTCGGGGCTGGGCGGCACCTCCGCGTACACCTGGCTCAAGGTCCCCGTCACCGAGAACCCCGACGACATGGCACGGGTGATGGAGACCTCGACGCTCCCCGCCGTCCTGCTCGGCGGCGAGGTCAAGGGAGACCTGGACGGCGCGTACGAGAAATGGCGCGGGGCGCTGCGACTGCCGACCGTTCAGGGACTGGTCGTCGGTCGCTCGCTGCTCTATCCGGCCGACGGGGACGTGGCGGGCGCGGTCGACACCGCCGTGGGACTTCTGTGA